From the genome of Tsukamurella pulmonis:
TCAACGGCAGGACCGGGTTCGTCTTCGACGACGCGTTCGCCCGCGCGACCTCAGCGGAGATGGCGCTGCCCGACGTCGTGCCCGGCTTCCGCGCCGCCCTCGTCGGGCAGCGGGTCGGCGCGCGCGTGGTCACCTCCGTCACCGCCGCGGACGGGTACCCCAAGGGCGAGCCGCGTGCGGGCGCCGCACCGGGCGACACCCTGATCTTCGCGATCACGGTGCTCGCCGCGAACTGATCAGCTCGCGCAGCGCAGCCCCTCCTGCGGGTCCTTCAGATCCCGCAGGTAGGCGGTCACGGCGTCGTCGACGCAGTTGTTGCCCTCCAGGGAGACGGTGTGCTGACTGCCCTCGAAGCTGATCAGCGAGGCGCCGAGCTGGCGCGCCAGGTTGACGCCGTTCTGGTACGGGGTGGCCGGGTCGTGCGTGGTAGAGACCACCACCAGCTTCGGCGCTCCGACCGCGCGCACCTCGTGCGGCTTGAGCGTGGGCGCCGCGGCCCAGAAGGCGCACGAGCCCTTCGCCGCGCGGCCGGTGCCGCGACCATCGTCGAGAAAGGGGGCGGCCCTGCGGATCTCGGTGTCGAGCCGGGACAGGTCGGCGGGATCGGTGACCGCCGGGCCGTCCATGCAGTTGATCGCCGTGTTCGCGTCCATCATCGGCGAGTACCGCCCCTGATCGTCCCGGTTGAGGTACAGATCGGCGATCACCTGCAGCAGCGTGCCGTCGCCGCGCTGCAGGCCGGCCAGGCCGCGCCGCAACGGCTCCCACAGCTGCTTGGCGTACATCGCCTGGATGGTGGCGGTCGTCGCGTCGCTGTAGCTCAGCTGTCGGCCGCCCTGCCCCCGGACCGTCCGGTCGATCAGCGGGCGCACCAGCTGCTGGTAGCGCTCCGTGGCCCTGGCCGGGTCCTGTCCCACCGGGCAGCCCGTCCGGGTCGCGCAGTCCTTGGCCCAGTCGTCGAACACGGTCTGGAAACCGGCCATCTGCTGCACCGACGAGGAGATCGCGTCCTCCGCCGGATCCACGGCACCGTCGAGCACCATGGCCCGCACCCGCTCCGGGAAGGTCTCCGCGTAGATGGCGCCGATGAACGTGCCGTAGCTGTAGCCCAGATAGGTGAGCTTGTCGTCGCCGAGGACGGCGCGCAGCACGTCCAGATCGCGGACGGTGTCCGCGGTGCCGACGTGCGCGAGGAACGTCTTGCCCATCTTCTCGGCGCACAGATCCGCCTGCGACTCGTTGAACTCCTCCTGCGCGGCGATCCCGGCGGGCGAGTTGTCGTAGGCGAGTGTGGAGAGCCGGTTCTCGTCGCGCTGGCGGTCGCTCGAGCACTTCACGGCCGGCGAGCTCGCCCCGACGCCACGCGGGTCCCAGCCGACGAGGTCGAAGCTGTTCGCGATCTCGTACTTGCCCGCCTCCATGGATTTGCCCGCCACCTGTTGCACGCCCGAGCCGCCGGGGCCGCCGGGATTCATCAGCAGCGAGCCCCGCCGCTGCCCCGTGGCCTTGACCCGGGCGACCGCGAGCTTGGTCTCCCCCGCGCTCGGGTCGTCGTAATCGATCGGCACGGTCAGGCGCGCGCACTCCAGCGTGGTCTTGTCGTACTCGGTGATGTCGTCGGTCCGGGCCATCTCGGCGCACGAACCCCACTCGAGCTGCTGTCCGTAGTACTGCTGCAGCGATGCCGGGACGCCCGGTACCGCGGTCGGTGTCCGGGGGTTCGTGCTCGTGCCCGCGGTCGTGGATCCGCGGGCGGGCTCGGCGGTCCCGCCGGTCTGGACCGAGCATCCCGCGAGGGCGGCCACGACGAGGACCGCGGTCGCGGTCAGGAGGGGCTTACCTGCCTTCATCCTCCCGATCCTGCCACGCGGCGCCGCCGCTTCCGGGGACGCTAGGGTTGAGCCATGACGCCCCTTCGTGTCGCGGCGTGCCAGATCAACCCCGTCGTGGGCGATCTGGACGCGAATGTCGCTCGGATCACCGCTGCAGCCCGGGACGCCGCGGAGCGCGGCGCGCAGGTCGCCGTCTTCGGGGAGATGGCCCTCACCGGTTACCCCGTCGAGGATCTGCTGCTGCGCCGCTCCTTCGCCGTCGACTCCCGCGAGGCCGTGCACGAGCTGGCCCGCTCACTCGACACGGCCGGCTGCGGCGACCTGATCGTGATCGTCGGCTTCCTCGATCGCGACCCCGACGCCCCGGAGACGAGCACCGATCCCACGGGCGGCGCGCGCAACGCCGCGGGCGTGCTGCACGGCGGCGAGCTCGTCGCCCGCTACGACAAGCACTTCCTGCCCAACTACGGCGTCTTCGACGAGAAGCGCTGGTTCACCCCCGGCGACCGGCTGGTCGTCCTCGACGTCGACGGGGTGCGGCTCGGCCTCGCGATCTGCGAGGACGTCTGGTGGCCCGACGGTCCCGTGGCAGGGCTGGGCGAGCTCGGCGTCGACGCGGTCCTGTGCCTCAACGCCAGCCCCTTCGAGGTGGGCAAGCCGGCGCAGCGCCGCGAGATCCTCGCGGCGCGGGTCGCCGAGGGCGGCGCGCCGGTGCTCTACGTCAACCTCGTCGGCGGGCAGGACGAGCTGGTCTTCGACGGTGACTCGTTCACCGCGCGGTCCGGCTCCGACTGGGCGCCCGGCCCGCAGTTCGTGGAGGCCACCACCTTCACGGACGTCCCCGCCCTGGGCCGGGACCGCGCCGAGACTGTCGCGGGCTGGTCGGTCGAGTCGGTGCGCCTCGCGGCGCGCCCCGCGTCCGCGCTGCAGTCCGCGGCACCGCGCGTCGCCGACCTCGACGAGACCGCGCAGATCTGGGCGGCCCTGGTCACCGGCACGCGGGACTACGTGCACAAGGTCGGTGGGCGCACCGTCGCCCTGGGCATGTCCGGGGGCATCGACTCCGCGCTGGTCGCCGTGATCGCCGCCGACGCGGTGGGCGCGGACAACGTCTACGGCGTCGGCATGCCGTCCAAGTACAGCTCCGACCACTCCAAGGACGACGCCGCGGAGCAGGCGCGCCGCATGGGCATCCACTTCCGGTTCGAGCCGATCGAGCACATGGTCGAGGCCTTCGTCGGCCAGTTGCACCTGACGGGCCTGGCGGAGGAGAACATCCAGGCCCGGTGCCGCGGCATGACGCTGATGTCACTGTCCAACCTCGACGGCCACCTGGTGCTGGCCACCGGCAACAAGAGCGAACTGGCCGTGGGCTATTCGACGATCTACGGCGACGCGGTGGGCGCCTACGCCCCGATCCGCGACGTGGAGAAGTCGCTCGTCTGGGAGCTGGCGCGCTGGCGCAACAAGGTCGCCGTCGAGCGCGGCGAGACCCCGCCCATCCCGGAGAACTCGATCACCAAGGAGCCGTCGGCGGAGCTGCGGCCCGGCCAGAAGGACAGCGACTCGCTGCCCGACTACGACGTCCTCGACGACATCCTGCGCCGTTACGTCGAGCAGGACCAGGGCGTCGCCGAGATCGCGGAGGCCGGGTACGAGCCGGACCTGATCCGCAAGGTCGCGCGGCTCGTCGATCGCGCCGAGTACAAGCGCCGCCAGTACCCGCTCGGCCCGAAGGTCACACCCAAGGCCTTCGGCCGCGACCGCCGGATGCCGATCACGAACCGCTGGCACGACCCGGCCTAGAGACTGCCCGGACCGGAGAGACCGGCTGGGACACGAAGGGAACGACAACGATGAGCGAAACGCCCGTCTACGGAAGCGGTTCCGACGCGCCGAGCGCGCCGGCCCGGAAGAAAGTGCGCATCCACCACCTCGCCGATCTCAAGGAGCGCGGCGAGAAGTGGGCGATGCTCACCAGTTACGACTACATGACCGCCTCGATCTTCGACGAGGCCGGCGTCACCGCCCTGCTGATCGGCGACAGCGCAGCGAACACCGTGTACGGGTTCGACTCCACGCTGCCGATGGAGCTGGACGTGATGGCGGCGATGGTCGCCGCCGTGCGCCGCGGCACGAAGTACGCGCTGGTGGTGGCGGACATGCCCTTCGCCAGCTACGAGGAGTCCCCGGAACAGGCCTACCGCAGCGCCGCGAAGCTGATGAAGGCCGGCGCGGAGGCGGTCAAGCTCGAGGGCGGCGTGCACATGGCGCCCACCATCGAGTTCCTGCAGCGCCGCGGCATCCCGGTGATGGCGCACATCGGATTCACCCCGCAGTCGGTGAATTCACTGGGCGGCAACCGGGTTCAGGGGCGCGGCGACGAAGCGGCCGACAAGATCCGGCTCGACGCGAAGGCCGTGGACGCCGCGGGCGCGTTCTCGGTGGTGCTGGAGATGGTGCCCTCGGACGTGGCCGCGCAGGTGACCAAGGAGATCGCGATCCCCACGATCGGGATCGGCGCCGGCAATCAGTGCGACGGCCAGGTGCTGGTGTGGCAGGACTTCTCCGGCCTCAACCGCGGACGCACGGCGCGCTTCGTCAAGAAGTACGCCAACATCGGCGACGAGCTGCTGCGCGGCGCCCAGGACTACGTGGCGGAGGTCGCCTCGGGCGAGTTCCCCGGACCGGAGCACGGATTCTGATGCGCGAGTTCTACCCCGAGATCGAGCCCTACAGCACCGAGTTGCTGGACGTGGGCGACGGGCAGTTGCTGTACGTCGAGCAGAGCGGCTCCCCCGCCGGCAAGCCGGTCGTGTTCATCCACGGCGGTCCCGGCGGCGGCACCTCTCCCGACTGCCGCCGCTTCTTCGACCCCTCCGTGTACCGCATCGTCGTCTTCGACCAGCGCGGCTGCGGGCAGTCGAAGCCGCACATCGCCGATGCTCCGTCCGATTCGAGCGCGAGCGCGGCGCAGTCGCTCGCGGACCGGCTCGCGGTGAACACCACCGCACACCTCATCGCCGACATCGAGCGGATCCGCGAGCACCTCGGCATCGACCGGTGGCAGGTCTTCGGCGGCTCGTGGGGCTCCACGCTGGGCCTGGCCTATGCGCAGGCCCACCCGGAGAGGGTCACGGAGCTGGTGCTGCGCGGCATCTTTCTGCTGCGCCGCAGTGAGCTGGACTGGTATTACAACGACGGTGCCTCGCACGTCTACCCGGACAACTGGGAGGGGTACCTGGCCCCGCTCGACGAGGCGGACCGGGCCCCGTCGGCCGACAAGATCGCGGCCTACCACCGGCTGCTGCACTCGGATGACGAGGCGGTGGCGCTGCGCGCGGCGAAGGCCTGGTCGAAGTGGGAGCGCAGCACGAGCCACCTGATCAACACCGCGGAGAGCGCGGCCGACGCCGACGATCCGCGGTTCGCGATCCCGTTCGCGCAGATCGAGAACCACTACTTCGTCAACGGCGGCTTCCTCGACGAGGGGCAGCTGCTGCGCGACATCGATCGCATCGCCGGGATTCCCGGCGTGATCGTGCAGGGCCGCTACGACGTGGTGTGCCCCGCGCGCAGCGCGTGGGACCTGCACCGCGCGTGGCCGAGTGCCGACCTGGTCATGGTGCCCGACGCGGGCCACTCGGCCTTCGAGCCGGGCATCCAATCGGCGCTCATCGAGGCCACCGACCGATTCGCGAAGGGCTGAGCATGGCGGAGCAGCGTGAGATCGAGACGAAGTACGAGGTCGGAGCCGAGACCGCCGCGCCGTCACTGGCGGCGGTGCCGGGCGTCGATCACGTCACCACCGACGAGGTCTTCCACCTGGTGGCGGTGTACTACGACACCGAAGCCCTGGACCTCGCCGCGAACCGGATCACGCTGCGCCGCCGCACGGGCGGCAAGGACGACGGGTGGCACCTCAAGCTGCCCGACG
Proteins encoded in this window:
- the panB gene encoding 3-methyl-2-oxobutanoate hydroxymethyltransferase; its protein translation is MSETPVYGSGSDAPSAPARKKVRIHHLADLKERGEKWAMLTSYDYMTASIFDEAGVTALLIGDSAANTVYGFDSTLPMELDVMAAMVAAVRRGTKYALVVADMPFASYEESPEQAYRSAAKLMKAGAEAVKLEGGVHMAPTIEFLQRRGIPVMAHIGFTPQSVNSLGGNRVQGRGDEAADKIRLDAKAVDAAGAFSVVLEMVPSDVAAQVTKEIAIPTIGIGAGNQCDGQVLVWQDFSGLNRGRTARFVKKYANIGDELLRGAQDYVAEVASGEFPGPEHGF
- a CDS encoding alpha/beta hydrolase, translating into MKAGKPLLTATAVLVVAALAGCSVQTGGTAEPARGSTTAGTSTNPRTPTAVPGVPASLQQYYGQQLEWGSCAEMARTDDITEYDKTTLECARLTVPIDYDDPSAGETKLAVARVKATGQRRGSLLMNPGGPGGSGVQQVAGKSMEAGKYEIANSFDLVGWDPRGVGASSPAVKCSSDRQRDENRLSTLAYDNSPAGIAAQEEFNESQADLCAEKMGKTFLAHVGTADTVRDLDVLRAVLGDDKLTYLGYSYGTFIGAIYAETFPERVRAMVLDGAVDPAEDAISSSVQQMAGFQTVFDDWAKDCATRTGCPVGQDPARATERYQQLVRPLIDRTVRGQGGRQLSYSDATTATIQAMYAKQLWEPLRRGLAGLQRGDGTLLQVIADLYLNRDDQGRYSPMMDANTAINCMDGPAVTDPADLSRLDTEIRRAAPFLDDGRGTGRAAKGSCAFWAAAPTLKPHEVRAVGAPKLVVVSTTHDPATPYQNGVNLARQLGASLISFEGSQHTVSLEGNNCVDDAVTAYLRDLKDPQEGLRCAS
- a CDS encoding NAD+ synthase, with the translated sequence MTPLRVAACQINPVVGDLDANVARITAAARDAAERGAQVAVFGEMALTGYPVEDLLLRRSFAVDSREAVHELARSLDTAGCGDLIVIVGFLDRDPDAPETSTDPTGGARNAAGVLHGGELVARYDKHFLPNYGVFDEKRWFTPGDRLVVLDVDGVRLGLAICEDVWWPDGPVAGLGELGVDAVLCLNASPFEVGKPAQRREILAARVAEGGAPVLYVNLVGGQDELVFDGDSFTARSGSDWAPGPQFVEATTFTDVPALGRDRAETVAGWSVESVRLAARPASALQSAAPRVADLDETAQIWAALVTGTRDYVHKVGGRTVALGMSGGIDSALVAVIAADAVGADNVYGVGMPSKYSSDHSKDDAAEQARRMGIHFRFEPIEHMVEAFVGQLHLTGLAEENIQARCRGMTLMSLSNLDGHLVLATGNKSELAVGYSTIYGDAVGAYAPIRDVEKSLVWELARWRNKVAVERGETPPIPENSITKEPSAELRPGQKDSDSLPDYDVLDDILRRYVEQDQGVAEIAEAGYEPDLIRKVARLVDRAEYKRRQYPLGPKVTPKAFGRDRRMPITNRWHDPA
- the pip gene encoding prolyl aminopeptidase, whose translation is MREFYPEIEPYSTELLDVGDGQLLYVEQSGSPAGKPVVFIHGGPGGGTSPDCRRFFDPSVYRIVVFDQRGCGQSKPHIADAPSDSSASAAQSLADRLAVNTTAHLIADIERIREHLGIDRWQVFGGSWGSTLGLAYAQAHPERVTELVLRGIFLLRRSELDWYYNDGASHVYPDNWEGYLAPLDEADRAPSADKIAAYHRLLHSDDEAVALRAAKAWSKWERSTSHLINTAESAADADDPRFAIPFAQIENHYFVNGGFLDEGQLLRDIDRIAGIPGVIVQGRYDVVCPARSAWDLHRAWPSADLVMVPDAGHSAFEPGIQSALIEATDRFAKG